The following proteins are co-located in the Pseudomonas cavernae genome:
- a CDS encoding Zn-dependent alcohol dehydrogenase, whose product MKAAVFHKVGEPLAIEEVGISKPGPREVLIRTVAVGVCHSDLHVIEGSFPYPGPLVLGHEAAGVVEAVGSEVRTVKPGDHVVTCLTVFCGCCEHCVTGHLARCVSPDTKRGADEESRLTYVQKPIPQFVNLSAFAEQMLVHENACVSIRRDMPMDRAALLGCAVTTGTGAVFNTAKVRPGETVAVIGCGGIGLAAINGAVLAGAGRVIAIDMLDSKLELAKQFGATDVVNAKDGDAVKQVLELTKGGVHHSFECIGLKQTVEQAFAMLARGGIATVIGMVKPGLKLEIDPLQLLHERKIQGSLMGSNRFPVDMPRLVDFYMQGRLKLDEMISQRIKLEQINEAFEELRRGELARSVIMFDQ is encoded by the coding sequence ATGAAAGCTGCTGTATTCCACAAAGTCGGCGAACCGCTGGCCATCGAAGAAGTCGGCATCAGCAAACCGGGTCCGCGCGAAGTGCTGATACGCACCGTCGCCGTCGGCGTCTGCCACTCCGACCTGCATGTGATCGAAGGCTCCTTCCCCTATCCAGGCCCGCTGGTGCTCGGTCACGAGGCGGCCGGCGTCGTCGAGGCGGTGGGTTCGGAAGTGCGCACGGTCAAGCCGGGCGATCACGTAGTCACCTGCCTGACCGTGTTCTGCGGTTGCTGCGAACATTGCGTCACCGGCCATCTGGCCCGTTGCGTGTCGCCCGACACCAAGCGCGGTGCGGACGAAGAGTCGCGCCTGACCTACGTACAGAAGCCGATCCCGCAGTTCGTCAACCTGTCGGCCTTCGCCGAGCAAATGCTGGTGCATGAGAACGCCTGCGTTTCGATTCGTCGCGACATGCCGATGGACCGCGCGGCACTGCTCGGTTGCGCGGTGACCACAGGCACTGGCGCGGTATTCAACACCGCCAAGGTACGTCCAGGTGAAACCGTGGCCGTGATCGGTTGCGGCGGCATCGGTCTGGCTGCTATCAACGGCGCCGTGCTGGCTGGGGCAGGGCGCGTCATCGCCATCGACATGCTCGACTCCAAGCTGGAGTTGGCCAAGCAGTTCGGCGCTACCGACGTGGTCAACGCCAAAGACGGCGACGCGGTCAAGCAAGTACTGGAGCTGACTAAGGGCGGCGTGCATCACTCGTTCGAGTGCATCGGTCTCAAGCAAACCGTCGAGCAGGCTTTCGCCATGCTCGCCCGCGGCGGCATCGCCACCGTGATCGGCATGGTCAAGCCGGGTCTGAAACTGGAAATCGATCCGCTACAACTGCTCCACGAGCGCAAGATCCAGGGCTCGCTGATGGGTTCCAACCGCTTCCCGGTAGATATGCCGCGTCTGGTCGACTTCTACATGCAAGGCCGTCTGAAGCTCGACGAGATGATCTCCCAACGCATCAAGCTGGAGCAGATCAACGAGGCCTTCGAAGAACTGCGCCGCGGCGAGCTGGCCCGCTCGGTAATCATGTTCGACCAGTAA
- a CDS encoding acyl-CoA dehydrogenase family protein, with product MDFKLTEEQQMLQDTAARLVRDAYGFEQREAFLKSAPGFSPEFWVQLGELGLTSVPFAEEFGGFGGNGVDSMLIATELGRGLCLEPYLYSVIFAGGLINQLGSAVQKSELLPQVASAQLQLAVALDEPQSHYQLHDVQTRAEAGQGSWQLSGRKSVVMAGQTAGLILVSARTSGEARDEAGVSLFLIDPASAGVSRRELPTVDGRKACELYLDNASGTLLGEPGQALAALRYQQGRAIAAQCAEAVGSMEAACQLTLDYLKTRKQFGQVIGKFQALQHRMVDMRIELDQATSMAILAACVADEPDSAERSRTLAAAKYIVSRAARFVADQGIQLHGGIGLTWEYVLSHHAKHLLMVARQFGDDDHHLQAFSKLMQVA from the coding sequence ATGGACTTCAAACTGACAGAAGAGCAGCAGATGCTGCAGGACACCGCGGCGCGCCTGGTGCGCGACGCCTATGGCTTCGAGCAGCGCGAGGCGTTCCTCAAGAGCGCGCCGGGCTTCAGCCCCGAGTTCTGGGTGCAGCTCGGCGAGCTGGGCCTGACCTCGGTGCCATTCGCCGAAGAGTTCGGCGGCTTCGGCGGCAACGGCGTGGACAGCATGCTGATCGCCACCGAGCTGGGCCGTGGCCTGTGCCTGGAGCCCTACTTGTATTCGGTGATCTTCGCCGGCGGGCTGATCAACCAACTCGGCAGCGCCGTGCAGAAGAGCGAACTGTTGCCGCAAGTGGCCAGCGCCCAACTGCAGCTGGCGGTGGCCCTCGACGAGCCGCAGAGTCACTACCAGTTGCACGACGTGCAGACCCGTGCCGAAGCAGGGCAAGGCAGTTGGCAGCTGAGCGGCCGCAAGTCTGTGGTCATGGCCGGCCAAACGGCCGGGTTGATCCTGGTTTCGGCGCGTACCAGTGGTGAAGCGCGCGACGAGGCGGGCGTTAGCCTGTTCCTGATCGATCCGGCCAGCGCCGGAGTGAGTCGCCGCGAGTTGCCAACCGTAGACGGGCGCAAAGCCTGCGAGCTGTATCTCGACAACGCCAGCGGCACCTTACTCGGCGAGCCGGGTCAAGCGCTGGCCGCGCTGCGCTACCAGCAGGGCCGGGCGATCGCCGCGCAGTGCGCCGAGGCGGTCGGCAGTATGGAAGCGGCTTGCCAGCTGACTCTCGATTACCTGAAGACGCGCAAACAGTTCGGCCAGGTGATCGGCAAGTTCCAGGCCCTGCAGCACCGCATGGTCGACATGCGCATCGAGCTGGACCAGGCCACTTCCATGGCCATCCTCGCCGCCTGCGTGGCCGACGAGCCGGACAGTGCCGAGCGCAGCCGTACCTTGGCCGCTGCCAAGTACATCGTCAGCCGCGCGGCGCGCTTCGTCGCCGACCAGGGCATCCAACTGCACGGCGGCATCGGCCTGACCTGGGAATACGTGCTGTCGCATCACGCCAAGCACCTGCTGATGGTCGCCCGCCAGTTCGGCGACGACGACCATCACCTGCAGGCGTTCAGCAAGCTGATGCAGGTCGCCTGA
- a CDS encoding electron transfer flavoprotein subunit alpha/FixB family protein, translating into MAILVVAEHTNAALAPATLNTVAAAQKIGGEIHVLVAGHSVGAVAAAAAKVAGVSKVLVADQAAFAHQLPENVAPLVALLVQEQGGKGYSHVLACATANGKNILPRVAAQLDVDQISEITAVLGADTFQRPIYAGNAIATVQSSAAVKVITVRGTGFDAVAAEGGSAAIESVSVGGDAGKSSFVGEELAKSDRPELTAAKIVVSGGRGMQNGDNFKYLYALADKLGAAVGASRAAVDAGFVPNDMQVGQTGKIVAPQLYIAVGISGAIQHLAGMKDSKVIVAINKDEEAPIFQVADYGLVGDLFEIVPELEKLI; encoded by the coding sequence ATGGCTATCTTGGTTGTTGCAGAACACACGAATGCCGCCCTGGCGCCGGCCACGCTGAACACCGTGGCGGCCGCGCAGAAAATCGGCGGCGAGATCCACGTGCTGGTTGCCGGTCACAGCGTCGGCGCCGTCGCCGCAGCGGCGGCGAAAGTCGCCGGCGTCAGCAAGGTGCTGGTTGCCGACCAGGCCGCGTTCGCCCACCAGCTGCCGGAAAACGTTGCACCGCTGGTCGCGCTGCTTGTTCAAGAGCAGGGGGGCAAGGGCTACAGCCACGTGCTGGCGTGCGCCACCGCCAACGGCAAGAACATCCTGCCGCGCGTCGCTGCGCAGCTGGACGTCGACCAGATCTCCGAGATCACTGCGGTGCTCGGCGCCGACACCTTCCAGCGCCCGATCTATGCCGGTAACGCCATCGCCACCGTGCAGTCCTCGGCGGCGGTGAAAGTGATCACCGTGCGCGGCACCGGCTTCGATGCCGTGGCCGCCGAAGGCGGTTCGGCCGCCATCGAAAGCGTCAGCGTCGGTGGCGATGCCGGCAAGTCGAGCTTCGTCGGCGAAGAACTGGCCAAGTCCGACCGTCCGGAACTGACCGCCGCCAAGATCGTCGTTTCCGGCGGCCGTGGCATGCAGAACGGTGACAACTTCAAGTACCTGTACGCCCTCGCCGACAAGCTCGGCGCGGCGGTGGGTGCCTCGCGCGCCGCGGTCGACGCCGGCTTCGTGCCGAACGACATGCAGGTCGGCCAGACTGGCAAGATCGTCGCGCCGCAGCTGTACATCGCCGTCGGCATCTCCGGCGCGATCCAGCACCTGGCGGGCATGAAGGACTCCAAGGTGATCGTCGCGATCAACAAGGACGAAGAGGCGCCGATCTTCCAGGTCGCCGATTACGGCCTGGTAGGCGATCTGTTCGAAATCGTTCCGGAGCTGGAAAAGCTGATCTGA
- the modA gene encoding molybdate ABC transporter substrate-binding protein, which translates to MRCRNFVALVAGFAVCVGQAAMAEEVQVAVAANFTAPMQAIASDFEKTTGHKLVTAFGATGQFYAQIKNGAPFEVLLAADDSTPAKLEQEGEAVAGSRFTYAVGTLALWSAKDGYVDAKGEVLKRNAFKHLAIANPKTAPYGLAATQVLAKLGLTQALGGKLVEGQNITQTHQFVSSGNAELGFVALSQIYKGGQISSGSAWIVPASLHEPIRQDAVILNKGKDNPAARALLDYLKGPKAAEVIMSYGYEL; encoded by the coding sequence ATGCGTTGTCGTAATTTCGTTGCGTTGGTGGCCGGATTTGCTGTTTGTGTCGGTCAGGCGGCCATGGCCGAAGAGGTGCAAGTCGCGGTGGCTGCGAATTTCACGGCGCCGATGCAGGCCATTGCCAGTGACTTCGAGAAGACGACCGGCCACAAGCTGGTGACGGCGTTCGGCGCCACCGGACAGTTCTATGCGCAGATCAAGAACGGTGCGCCGTTCGAGGTGCTCCTCGCCGCCGATGACAGCACGCCGGCGAAGTTGGAGCAGGAGGGCGAGGCGGTCGCCGGCTCGCGCTTCACCTATGCGGTCGGCACTCTGGCGCTATGGTCGGCAAAGGACGGTTATGTGGATGCCAAGGGTGAGGTGTTGAAGCGCAACGCGTTCAAGCACCTGGCCATCGCCAACCCGAAAACCGCGCCCTATGGTCTGGCCGCGACCCAGGTGCTGGCCAAGCTGGGGCTGACCCAGGCGCTGGGGGGCAAGCTGGTGGAAGGGCAGAACATCACCCAGACTCATCAGTTCGTTTCCAGCGGCAATGCCGAACTGGGCTTCGTCGCCTTGTCGCAAATTTACAAGGGCGGTCAAATCAGCAGTGGTTCCGCCTGGATAGTGCCAGCCAGCTTGCATGAGCCGATCAGGCAGGACGCGGTGATCCTCAACAAGGGCAAGGACAATCCGGCGGCACGGGCGCTGCTGGATTACCTCAAGGGTCCGAAAGCGGCCGAGGTGATCATGTCCTATGGCTATGAACTCTGA
- a CDS encoding arylsulfatase, whose translation MTPLRKLLPGFGLATLLLGTSLFASAADKPNILVIFGDDIGMFNISAYNQGMMGYETPNIDRIAKEGALFTHAYGEQSCTAGRSAFILGEHPFRTGLLTVGMPGSEHGIPDWAPTIGDVMKQQGYTTGQFGKNHLGDRDKHLPTNHGFDEFFGNLYHMNAEEEPETYYYPKDPEFRKKYGPRGVVHSYADGKIEDTGPLTRKRMETIDEEFLQATESFIDKAHKTDKPFFVWFNSTRMHVWTHLKKESQGKTGIGLYPDGMVEHDGQIGQLLKKLDDLGIADNTIVIYTTDNGAQKVSWPDGGTSPFNGEKGTSNEGGHRVPLLVKWPKVIKPGSQFNNMIAHNDWMPTLAAAVGLPTLREDLAKGTSLDGKQYKVHLDGYNFLPFFQGEAKDSPREDYFYFGMAGELNAVRWKDWKVSFATIDGDIGSGSRKVTNFPRTTNLKADPFETAMKESPMSRRWSSDQLWLFVPIQAQIQKFMATIAPYPFQEGVNLNPANINYQSLAMKQAMMKLQKLSPPAAN comes from the coding sequence ATGACTCCGTTGCGCAAACTGCTGCCCGGCTTCGGCCTCGCGACCTTGCTGCTGGGAACCTCGCTGTTCGCCAGTGCGGCCGACAAGCCGAACATCCTGGTGATCTTCGGCGACGACATCGGCATGTTCAACATCAGCGCCTACAACCAGGGAATGATGGGTTACGAAACACCCAACATCGACCGTATCGCCAAGGAAGGTGCGCTGTTCACCCATGCCTACGGCGAGCAATCCTGCACCGCCGGTCGCTCCGCTTTTATTCTCGGCGAACACCCATTTCGTACCGGTCTGCTGACGGTCGGCATGCCCGGCTCCGAGCACGGCATCCCCGACTGGGCGCCGACCATCGGCGACGTGATGAAGCAGCAGGGTTACACCACTGGCCAGTTCGGCAAGAACCACCTCGGCGATCGCGACAAGCACCTGCCAACCAATCACGGTTTCGACGAGTTCTTCGGCAACCTCTACCACATGAATGCCGAGGAAGAGCCGGAGACCTACTACTACCCGAAAGACCCTGAATTCCGTAAAAAGTACGGCCCGCGCGGCGTGGTTCACTCCTATGCCGACGGCAAGATCGAGGACACCGGCCCGCTGACCCGCAAGCGCATGGAAACCATCGACGAGGAGTTCCTGCAGGCCACCGAGAGCTTCATCGACAAGGCGCACAAGACCGACAAACCCTTCTTCGTCTGGTTCAACAGCACGCGCATGCACGTCTGGACCCACCTGAAGAAGGAGTCGCAAGGCAAGACCGGTATCGGCCTGTACCCGGACGGCATGGTCGAGCACGACGGCCAGATCGGCCAGTTGCTGAAGAAGCTCGACGACCTCGGTATTGCCGACAACACCATCGTCATCTACACCACCGACAACGGTGCGCAGAAGGTCAGTTGGCCGGACGGCGGTACTTCGCCGTTCAATGGCGAGAAGGGCACCTCAAACGAAGGCGGGCACCGCGTACCGCTGCTGGTGAAATGGCCGAAGGTGATCAAGCCGGGTAGCCAGTTCAATAACATGATCGCCCACAACGACTGGATGCCGACCCTGGCCGCGGCGGTCGGCCTGCCGACGCTGCGCGAAGACCTGGCCAAGGGCACCAGCCTGGACGGCAAGCAGTACAAGGTGCACCTGGACGGCTACAACTTCCTGCCGTTCTTCCAGGGCGAAGCGAAGGACAGCCCGCGCGAGGACTACTTCTACTTCGGCATGGCCGGCGAGTTGAACGCGGTGCGCTGGAAGGACTGGAAGGTCAGCTTCGCCACCATCGATGGCGATATCGGCTCGGGTAGCCGCAAGGTCACCAACTTCCCCCGCACCACCAACCTCAAGGCCGACCCCTTCGAGACGGCGATGAAGGAATCGCCGATGTCGCGGCGCTGGAGTTCGGACCAGCTGTGGCTGTTCGTGCCGATCCAGGCACAGATCCAGAAGTTCATGGCGACCATTGCGCCGTACCCGTTCCAGGAAGGGGTCAACCTCAACCCGGCGAACATCAACTACCAGAGCCTGGCGATGAAGCAGGCGATGATGAAGCTGCAGAAGTTGTCGCCGCCGGCCGCCAACTGA
- a CDS encoding electron transfer flavoprotein subunit beta/FixA family protein, whose product MKVLVAVKRVVDYNVKVRVKADHSGVDLANVKMSMNPFCEIAVEEAVRLKEKGVASEIVVVSVGPNAAQEQLRTALALGADRAILVESNDELNSLAVAKLLKAVVDKEQPQLVILGKQAIDSDNNQTGQMLAALSGYAQGTFASKVEVAGDKVNVTREIDGGLQTVSLALPAIVTTDLRLNEPRYASLPNIMKAKKKPLDVVTPDALGVSTASTVKTLKVEAPAARSAGVKVKSVAELVDKLKNEAKVI is encoded by the coding sequence ATGAAAGTCCTAGTCGCGGTCAAGCGCGTGGTCGATTACAACGTCAAGGTCCGCGTCAAGGCGGACCACTCCGGCGTGGATCTGGCCAACGTCAAAATGTCGATGAACCCCTTCTGCGAAATCGCCGTGGAAGAAGCGGTGCGTCTGAAAGAGAAGGGTGTCGCCAGCGAAATCGTCGTGGTTTCCGTCGGCCCCAACGCCGCCCAGGAACAACTGCGCACCGCCCTGGCCCTCGGCGCCGACCGTGCCATCCTGGTCGAATCCAACGACGAGCTGAACTCCCTGGCCGTGGCCAAGCTGCTCAAAGCCGTCGTGGATAAGGAGCAGCCGCAGCTGGTGATCCTCGGCAAGCAGGCGATCGACAGCGACAACAACCAGACCGGGCAGATGCTCGCCGCGCTGAGCGGTTACGCCCAGGGCACCTTCGCCTCCAAGGTCGAAGTCGCCGGCGACAAGGTCAACGTCACCCGTGAGATCGACGGCGGCCTGCAAACCGTGAGCCTGGCCCTGCCGGCCATCGTCACCACCGACCTGCGCCTGAACGAGCCGCGTTACGCCTCGCTGCCGAACATCATGAAGGCCAAGAAGAAGCCACTGGACGTGGTCACCCCGGACGCCCTGGGCGTGTCCACCGCCTCGACGGTCAAGACCCTCAAGGTCGAAGCCCCGGCTGCGCGCAGCGCCGGCGTCAAGGTCAAGTCGGTGGCCGAACTGGTCGACAAACTGAAGAACGAGGCGAAGGTAATCTAA
- a CDS encoding coniferyl aldehyde dehydrogenase, with product MSANEHVSAADIRTILDKQRAAFLASEPWSAEQRIELIGRAIALLAENEQAIVDALTADFGHRNAMFSRGSEVLSPLASLKQTQAELAKWMQPEARKTEAGEAWVQYQPLGVVGIVTAWNVPGNMVFKGLAGALAAGNRVMIKPSEFNPHTSALIAKLIASVYAEDEVAVITGGPEIGQAFCSMPFDHLLFTGATSIGKHVLRAAAENLVPVTLELGGKSPTIISRSADFQAAASKIVVGKLLNAGQLCVAPDYVFVPEESVEAFIAIAKAVVAKMFPTLKDNPEYTSVINTRHYERLLGYLDEAHEAGVELTELNPAGEDLSQAHNKIVPTLLRNPGDHLKVMQDEIFGPLLPIKPYKTIDEVLAFINARPRPLGLYWFGSDAAEEALVLKRTTSGGVTLNGVMSHAGIESLPFGGVGASGMGNYHGIDGFRTFSHAKAVFRAG from the coding sequence ATGAGCGCCAATGAACACGTGAGTGCCGCGGACATCCGCACGATCCTGGACAAACAGCGTGCTGCCTTCCTTGCTAGCGAACCGTGGAGCGCCGAACAGCGCATCGAACTGATTGGCCGCGCCATCGCGCTGTTGGCTGAGAACGAGCAGGCGATCGTCGATGCGCTGACGGCCGACTTCGGCCATCGCAACGCGATGTTCTCGCGCGGCAGCGAAGTGCTGTCGCCGCTGGCCAGCCTCAAGCAGACCCAGGCCGAGCTGGCCAAGTGGATGCAGCCCGAGGCGCGCAAGACCGAGGCCGGCGAAGCCTGGGTGCAATATCAACCACTCGGCGTGGTCGGCATCGTCACCGCCTGGAACGTCCCGGGCAACATGGTCTTCAAAGGCCTGGCCGGCGCCCTGGCGGCGGGCAACCGGGTGATGATCAAACCGTCGGAGTTCAATCCGCACACTTCCGCGTTGATCGCCAAGCTGATCGCCTCGGTTTATGCCGAGGACGAAGTGGCGGTGATCACCGGCGGGCCGGAAATCGGCCAGGCGTTCTGCTCCATGCCGTTCGACCACCTGCTGTTCACCGGCGCTACCAGCATCGGCAAGCACGTGCTGCGTGCCGCTGCCGAGAATCTGGTGCCGGTGACCCTGGAGCTGGGTGGCAAGTCGCCGACCATCATTTCGCGTTCGGCCGATTTCCAGGCCGCGGCGAGCAAGATCGTGGTTGGCAAGCTGCTGAACGCCGGCCAGCTGTGCGTGGCGCCGGACTACGTGTTCGTCCCCGAAGAGTCGGTCGAGGCGTTCATCGCCATCGCCAAGGCGGTGGTGGCGAAGATGTTCCCGACCCTCAAGGACAATCCCGAGTACACCTCGGTGATCAACACGCGCCACTATGAGCGCCTGCTCGGCTATCTCGACGAAGCGCACGAGGCTGGCGTCGAACTGACCGAGCTGAACCCGGCGGGCGAAGACCTTAGCCAGGCGCACAACAAGATCGTGCCGACCCTTCTGCGCAATCCGGGCGATCACCTGAAGGTGATGCAGGACGAGATCTTCGGCCCGCTGCTACCGATCAAACCGTACAAGACCATCGACGAGGTGCTGGCCTTCATCAACGCCCGCCCGCGCCCGCTTGGCCTCTACTGGTTCGGCAGCGATGCCGCCGAAGAGGCACTGGTGCTCAAGCGCACCACCTCCGGCGGCGTGACCCTCAACGGTGTGATGAGCCATGCCGGCATCGAGAGCCTGCCGTTCGGCGGCGTCGGCGCCAGCGGCATGGGCAACTATCACGGCATCGACGGTTTCCGCACCTTCAGCCACGCCAAAGCGGTGTTCCGCGCCGGCTAG
- a CDS encoding acyl-CoA dehydrogenase family protein, whose protein sequence is MDIQFTPEECAFREEARAFLRSQLPAEISTRVQQGKRLSKEHQVAWMRILNERGWLAPSWPVEHGGTDWTAVQKHIFEEECFAAGAPRVVAFGVKMVAPVIIKFGTEAQKAHFLPRILSSEDWWCQGYSEPGAGSDLASLKTRAVRDGDHYVVNGQKIWTTLAHYADWMFCLVRTDPEAQQQRGISFLLIDMNTPGITVRPIITLDGEHEVNEVFFDNVRVPVENLVGEENKGWTCAKYLLTHERTSIAGIGQTKALLAKLKLVASRELRNGQPLLDDPLFRAQIADVEMQLMAAEMSNLRTLAATRDGGVPGAESSILKIKGTELRQQITYLINKAVGTYSLPVLEEELGYGCGAELLHTDYSSAASNQYLDMRKASIYGGSNEIQKNIIAKMILEL, encoded by the coding sequence ATGGACATCCAGTTCACTCCCGAAGAGTGCGCGTTCCGCGAGGAAGCGCGCGCTTTTCTACGCAGCCAACTGCCGGCAGAAATTTCCACCCGCGTCCAGCAGGGCAAGCGCCTGAGCAAGGAGCACCAGGTCGCCTGGATGCGCATCCTCAACGAGCGCGGCTGGCTGGCACCGAGCTGGCCGGTTGAGCACGGCGGCACTGACTGGACTGCCGTGCAGAAACACATCTTCGAGGAAGAATGCTTCGCCGCCGGCGCGCCGCGTGTGGTGGCCTTCGGCGTGAAGATGGTCGCCCCGGTGATCATCAAGTTCGGCACTGAGGCGCAGAAAGCCCACTTCCTGCCACGCATTCTCAGTAGCGAAGACTGGTGGTGCCAGGGCTATTCCGAGCCGGGCGCCGGTTCCGACTTGGCCAGCCTGAAGACTCGCGCAGTGCGTGACGGTGACCATTACGTGGTCAACGGCCAGAAGATCTGGACCACCCTGGCGCACTACGCCGACTGGATGTTCTGCCTGGTGCGCACCGATCCCGAGGCGCAGCAGCAGCGTGGCATCAGCTTCCTGCTGATCGACATGAACACCCCAGGCATTACCGTGCGACCGATCATCACTCTGGACGGCGAGCACGAAGTCAACGAGGTGTTCTTCGACAACGTGCGCGTGCCGGTGGAAAACCTGGTCGGCGAGGAGAACAAAGGCTGGACCTGTGCCAAGTACCTGCTCACCCACGAGCGCACCAGCATCGCCGGCATCGGCCAGACCAAGGCGCTGCTCGCCAAGCTGAAGCTGGTCGCCAGCCGCGAACTGCGCAACGGCCAGCCGCTGCTCGACGACCCGCTGTTCCGCGCGCAGATCGCCGACGTCGAGATGCAGCTGATGGCCGCCGAGATGAGCAACCTGCGCACCCTGGCGGCGACCCGCGACGGCGGCGTGCCCGGCGCGGAAAGCTCGATCCTGAAGATCAAGGGCACCGAGCTGCGTCAGCAGATTACCTACCTGATCAACAAGGCTGTGGGCACCTATTCGCTGCCGGTCCTCGAGGAGGAGCTGGGTTACGGCTGCGGCGCCGAACTGCTGCATACCGACTACAGCAGCGCCGCCAGCAACCAATACCTGGACATGCGCAAGGCGTCGATCTACGGCGGCTCCAACGAAATCCAGAAGAACATCATCGCCAAGATGATTCTCGAGCTGTAA